A portion of the Candidatus Binatus sp. genome contains these proteins:
- a CDS encoding sulfurtransferase has translation MGVEQYRHPEALASTQWLADHLGDSSVRVLDARYDVRATSAGSMEAVSGREAHGQGHIPGAAFLDVMADLADPDDPLTILSPERFEALMSRLGVSNDTTVVVYDDRGGTWAARLWWALRYYGHDAVKLLDGGFTRWEAQGRPVERRAPDPKPATFRARVRPELRVNADEVMQAIGHPDVCIVDALPEVFFSGRARLYRTHRAGHIPTAHNVPAPANLDAASQTLLPASELAQLWQPLGLEAGRRVITYCGGGVFASFALFALYVLGHENAALYDASWMEWGADPERPVEAGSRGSK, from the coding sequence ATGGGCGTTGAGCAGTATCGGCACCCCGAAGCGCTGGCATCGACGCAGTGGCTGGCCGATCACCTCGGCGATTCCTCCGTTCGTGTGCTGGATGCACGCTATGACGTCAGGGCGACCTCCGCTGGGTCAATGGAGGCCGTCTCGGGGCGCGAGGCCCACGGCCAGGGTCACATTCCGGGGGCGGCATTCCTGGACGTGATGGCCGACCTCGCTGATCCCGACGATCCACTTACCATATTGTCGCCCGAGCGCTTCGAGGCTCTCATGAGTCGTCTCGGGGTCTCCAATGATACGACGGTCGTGGTGTACGATGACCGCGGCGGGACGTGGGCAGCCCGCCTCTGGTGGGCGCTGCGCTACTACGGCCACGACGCGGTCAAGCTGCTCGACGGAGGGTTCACCCGTTGGGAAGCGCAAGGGCGTCCAGTAGAGCGACGGGCACCCGATCCCAAGCCGGCGACGTTTCGGGCGCGTGTCCGTCCAGAGTTGCGCGTCAACGCAGATGAGGTGATGCAGGCAATCGGACATCCTGATGTCTGCATCGTCGATGCGCTGCCTGAGGTCTTCTTCTCGGGACGGGCGCGCCTCTACCGGACCCACCGGGCGGGTCACATCCCGACGGCGCACAACGTGCCGGCACCGGCCAACCTCGATGCCGCCAGCCAGACCCTGTTGCCGGCCTCCGAACTGGCGCAACTCTGGCAGCCGCTGGGACTCGAAGCGGGCCGGCGGGTGATCACCTATTGCGGCGGTGGTGTATTTGCGTCGTTCGCCCTTTTTGCGCTCTATGTCCTCGGCCACGAGAACGCCGCCCTCTATGACGCGTCGTGGATGGAGTGGGGCGCCGACCCGGAGCGGCCGGTCGAGGCCGGATCGCGCGGCAGCAAATAG
- a CDS encoding sulfatase: MLFRSLAVITVLFLAPILAVQLHPWFYFLSKWDALAQLALEISAILLLEALGATFLTLVLSGGRALKLWSDQADANCAGFLAFASSIFCLLALVGPLGAPIVNVSLSAGLILAAIALLKFFGWQSAFALFNRLNQSAQIVLAACPLLLIPMLAGGLGWRSFDPMPQAQRFTPNPQAKPNVVLISFDALTAQDMSLYGYGLPTTPRFERLAQRSYNFVNFVSTSDFTTPAVASMLTGQYPLTNRVFQLNGHIPHRLRQHNLAWILRQHGYTTAAIVTNPAAHPLTLRLADSFSSLPWPPVNSWFFPGTFLLQLRHGLLSDAANDLAVLALRNFGSLFDRFNKASWVEPRAVFASARDFIRGARTPYFLWIHLYPPHAPYMTDARFRGRFLPGSEFTTQAQYFFQTPPLYYPPEMQHKVDLLRLRYGESIAECDSALGEFLDWMATSHQDANTVLVVTADHGENFSGGWWTHESPDLRYAETHIPLLISLPGQSHSYTETENGDLSDVAPTLLAVLGIARPSWMDGHPLIGAARAPSPPQPAISMYLAQSSAFSRPEVGTIAANSGPYHLVLYFPSGRTELFDIARDPDETRYAAFTPGVAMALVQDIKRRFCDSLNCGPPVCGP; this comes from the coding sequence TTGCTGTTTCGCAGCCTCGCGGTGATAACCGTCCTTTTTCTCGCGCCGATTCTCGCCGTCCAGCTGCATCCGTGGTTCTATTTTCTCTCGAAGTGGGATGCGCTCGCCCAACTGGCACTGGAAATCTCGGCCATTCTTTTGCTGGAAGCTTTGGGCGCGACATTTCTCACTCTCGTTCTCTCCGGCGGCCGCGCGCTCAAGCTGTGGAGTGATCAGGCCGATGCTAATTGCGCGGGGTTCCTCGCCTTCGCAAGCTCGATCTTCTGCCTCCTTGCGCTAGTGGGCCCTCTGGGCGCTCCGATCGTGAACGTTAGCCTGAGCGCGGGGCTGATCCTCGCGGCAATCGCTCTGCTTAAGTTCTTCGGCTGGCAATCTGCTTTCGCGCTTTTCAACCGACTCAACCAATCAGCACAGATTGTACTGGCGGCCTGTCCGCTGCTGCTGATTCCCATGCTGGCCGGAGGCCTCGGCTGGCGCAGCTTCGATCCGATGCCGCAGGCGCAGCGGTTCACACCGAATCCCCAGGCCAAGCCTAACGTGGTATTGATCAGCTTCGATGCGCTGACCGCTCAGGACATGTCACTCTATGGCTACGGGCTGCCGACCACGCCGCGATTCGAGCGGCTCGCCCAGCGCAGTTACAACTTCGTCAACTTCGTCTCGACCTCGGATTTCACCACGCCGGCGGTCGCCTCGATGTTGACCGGCCAGTACCCGCTGACCAATCGGGTGTTCCAACTCAATGGGCACATCCCTCACCGCCTGCGCCAGCACAACCTTGCCTGGATACTGCGCCAGCACGGATATACGACTGCGGCAATCGTTACCAATCCAGCGGCCCATCCCCTGACTTTGCGGCTCGCGGATTCCTTTTCGAGCCTGCCTTGGCCTCCGGTGAACTCCTGGTTTTTTCCCGGAACCTTTCTGCTCCAATTGCGCCATGGCCTGCTGTCCGACGCCGCCAACGACCTCGCCGTCCTTGCGCTCAGGAATTTCGGTTCTCTTTTCGACCGATTCAACAAGGCGAGCTGGGTCGAACCGCGCGCGGTCTTTGCCTCTGCCCGGGACTTTATCCGCGGCGCGCGCACGCCCTACTTCCTGTGGATTCACCTGTACCCACCCCATGCCCCGTACATGACGGACGCCCGCTTTCGGGGCCGGTTTCTGCCGGGTTCCGAGTTCACCACTCAAGCGCAGTACTTTTTCCAAACACCCCCGCTGTACTATCCACCAGAGATGCAACACAAAGTCGACTTGCTGAGGCTGCGCTACGGCGAAAGTATCGCCGAGTGCGACAGTGCTTTGGGGGAGTTCCTTGACTGGATGGCGACCAGCCATCAAGACGCGAACACTGTCCTGGTGGTGACCGCCGATCATGGCGAGAACTTTTCCGGCGGCTGGTGGACCCACGAATCGCCGGATCTGCGTTATGCCGAAACCCACATTCCGCTGCTGATTTCGTTGCCGGGCCAGAGCCACAGCTACACCGAAACCGAAAACGGCGACCTCTCCGATGTCGCGCCCACGCTTCTTGCCGTGCTCGGAATCGCGAGACCGTCATGGATGGATGGCCATCCGCTCATTGGTGCGGCGCGGGCGCCGTCCCCGCCGCAACCCGCCATTTCGATGTATCTCGCCCAATCAAGTGCATTCAGCCGGCCCGAGGTCGGAACGATCGCCGCGAATTCCGGTCCCTATCATCTTGTGTTGTATTTTCCCTCAGGACGCACCGAGCTTTTCGATATCGCCCGTGACCCCGACGAAACGCGCTACGCCGCATTTACTCCTGGCGTGGCGATGGCGCTGGTCCAGGACATCAAGCGGCGCTTTTGCGATTCGCTCAATTGCGGGCCGCCGGTCTGCGGTCCATGA